In Populus nigra chromosome 10, ddPopNigr1.1, whole genome shotgun sequence, the following proteins share a genomic window:
- the LOC133704741 gene encoding uncharacterized protein LOC133704741 encodes MEMAMELEDDLFFADLSKQISLLIMDDDDEDPSVSFQAFSRGNYPSAPSHFMYEQNCRRESCKGTGVFIPKSSQPRRKHRQGRYSQKSNNRQHDNTRVVSQVSYSNAFKSKKS; translated from the exons ATGGAAATGGCTATGGAATTAGAAGATGATTTGTTCTTTGCAGACTTAAGCAAGCAAATATCTCTTCTAATAATGGATGACGATGATGAGGACCCTTCAGTTTCTTTTCAG GCTTTCTCCAGAGGCAACTATCCAAGCGCACCATCTCATTTCATGTATGAGCAAAACTGCAGAAGGGAAAGCTGCAAGGGAACAGGAGTTTTTATCCCCAAGTCTTCACAGCCAAGAAGGAAACACAGACAAGGAAGATACAGCCAAAAGTCTAATAACAGGCAGCATGATAACACCAGAGTGGTTTCTCAAGTATCATACAGCAATGCTTTCAAATCCAAGAAAAGCTAA
- the LOC133706015 gene encoding NEDD8-activating enzyme E1 catalytic subunit: protein MAESTAQQSRSRDLDKLLLRPGNLVAPTFEPGVQLRDDLQEYARILVIGAGGLGCELLKDLALSGFKNLEVIDMDRIEVTNLNRQFLFRLEDVGKPKAEVAAKRVMERVSGVNIVPHFCRIEDKEIDFYKDFIIIVLGLDSVEARSYINAVACGFLEYDSDDNPIEETVKPMVDGGTEGFKGHARVIIPGSTPCFECTIWLFPPQVKFPLCTLAETPRTAAHCIEYAHLIKWDEVHSGKTFDPDDPEHMKWVYTEAVKRAELFGIQGVTYSLTQGVVKNIIPAIASTNAIISAACTLETLKLASGCSKTLSNYLTYNGVEGLHIKVTEFVKDKDCLVCGPGVLLELDTSVTLQKFIDMLEEHPKLLLSKASVRHRATNLYMQAPPVLEEMTRSNLNLPLFELMGKFPKDIVHVTGTTSKDDKKTSCLRKLCLVFKGADAVTDLDMAVGA from the exons ATGGCAGAGTCTACAGCCCAACAGAGCCGATCAAGAGACCTTGACAAGCTGCTTCTCAGACCCGGCAATCTCGTAGCTCCCACCTTCGAACCCGGTGTTCAA TTGAGAGATGATCTTCAAGAGTATGCAAGAATATTGGTAATTGGGGCAGGCGGTTTGGGCTGTGAGTTGCTAAAGGACTTAGCTTTATCAGGTTTTAAGAATCTGGAGGTCATTGATATGGACCGTATCGAGGTTACTAATCTCAATCGCCAGTTTCTCTTCAG GCTTGAAGATGTTGGGAAGCCCAAGGCTGAGGTGGCAGCCAAGCGAGTGATGGAAAGAGTTAGTGGTGTGAATATTGTGCCTCATTTTTGCCGGATCGAGGacaaagaaattgatttttataaagattttattattattgtacttGGTCTTGATTCTGTTGAGGCTCGAAGCTATATAAATGCTGTAGCGTGTGGTTTTCTTG AATATGATTCTGATGACAACCCAATAGAAGAAACAGTCAAACCGATGGTAGATGGTGGGACTGAAGGTTTCAAGGGGCATGCTAGGGTTATAATACCAGGATCCACACCATGCTTTGAGTGTACCATCTGGCTTTTCCCTCCTCAAGTGAAGTTTCCTCTATGCACTCTTGCAGAAACCCCTAGAACTGCTGCTCACTGTATTGAATATGCTCACTTAATTAAATGGGATGAG GTTCATAGTGGAAAGACCTTTGATCCAGATGACCCAGAACATATGAAATGGGTATACACTGAG GCTGTTAAGAGGGCTGAACTTTTTGGTATTCAAGGTGTTACATATTCTCTTACTCAG GGTGTTGTGAAAAACATCATACCAGCTATTGCTTCCACCAATGCAATTATATCAGCTGCGTGTACGTTGGAAACCTTGAAGCTTGCATCAGGATGCAGCAAAACTCTAAGCAACTATCTTAC GTATAATGGTGTGGAAGGTCTACACATCAAAGTGACTGAATTTGTGAAGGACAAGGATTGCCTTGTTTGTGGTCCAGGTGTTCTTCTTGAGCTGGACACTTCAGTTACTTTACAAAAG TTTATTGATATGCTTGAAGAACACCCTAAGCTACTCCTCTCAAAAGCAAGTGTTAGACACCGAGCAACGAATTTGTACATGCAAGCGCCTCCAGTTCTGGAAGAGATGACTCGATCGAACCTAAACTTACCACTTTTTGAACTTATGGGTAAATTTCCAAAGGACATCGTTCACGTGACTGGTACAACTAGCAAGGATGACAAGAAAACTTCATGTCTGAGGAAATTATGCCTTGTTTTCAAGGGAGCTGATGCTGTTACGGATCTGGATATGGCTGTTGGAGCTTAA